The genomic window TCGGTGCTCGCCGGACTCGTCGATCGGGAACTGGTGACCGACGACGGGACCCTCACGCACGACGGCGCGCTCGTGGCGATCCACCGGATCGACGAGGTCGAGGACTGACGCGTTTGCCGGCCTGGCTGTGTCCGCCGTCGTCCTGTCGAGAGGGATTGGGCCAACGCGTTTGAAGGAAGTGTGGAGTCACGTTGTGTGGAAATGCGTGGCGGCGCGGTGGAAGAAATGCGTGGCGGCGCGGTGGAAGAAATGCTTGCGGCGCGTTGAGAGGAGAGGCGTGGCGCCGAGTCTGGTCGAGTCGTACCCATCGTCCCGTGATCGGCAACCAGATCGGCGCGCTACTCGTCGTCCATCGCACCGCCGGCGATCTTCCGGCCGCGCGCCGTCAGTTCGACTTCGCGGCGCATGCGAACCTCGTTGAGCGCGTCGAGTTCGACGAGTCGTTCGTAGATCTCCTCGACGCGGTCGACTTCCATGCCGACGAAGTCGGGAATCTCGAAGGGGGAGACGCCGGAGTGTAGCGCCATCAGCACCTGCTTCTCGTCGACGTTGAGATCGACGCCGATCGCGGACCGAGCCTCGCCCTCCTTGAGCAGGGACTCGAGGAAGCGGATCTGCCGTTCGTCGCCAGAGAGGTAGGTCTGGACGCTGGTGCCGCTGGGTTTGGAGTGCTCGACCTTCAAGACGCGTCGCTCTTCCGCGTCGAGGTCGCCGACCGAGAGCGTTTGCTCGCCGGTGGTCAGTTCGGAGATGTCGTCGAGTTCGATCTCGGCGAGCGTGCCGTTCGTGAGTGCCACGTTGAGCAGATCCGGCTCGGTCTTGAGCTGGGCGGGGTGCCACTCGGTCCCCTGAAGCACGCCGCCCTCGACGGCGGGGTGTCGAGCGAAGACGCGCTCGTGGTCGAGCAGGGCGCTGTAGAGGTTCTCTTCGAGTTCCTCGGGGTTCGCGGCGGTCGTGACGAGGAGGACCTGTTCGCCGACCCGAACGCTGGTGTAGTGTGACACCCGCGCGATCGACTGGTTCACGTCGTAGCGACCGCCGAACTCGTCGACGGACTCCAGCGGGATCGTCCGCGTCCCT from Salinarchaeum sp. Harcht-Bsk1 includes these protein-coding regions:
- a CDS encoding CheF family chemotaxis protein; translation: MSRTERILLDGAGRFLQVVKDGRTLDDVGWIEGRVLLSSERLVLAGNEGTRTIPLESVDEFGGRYDVNQSIARVSHYTSVRVGEQVLLVTTAANPEELEENLYSALLDHERVFARHPAVEGGVLQGTEWHPAQLKTEPDLLNVALTNGTLAEIELDDISELTTGEQTLSVGDLDAEERRVLKVEHSKPSGTSVQTYLSGDERQIRFLESLLKEGEARSAIGVDLNVDEKQVLMALHSGVSPFEIPDFVGMEVDRVEEIYERLVELDALNEVRMRREVELTARGRKIAGGAMDDE